Proteins from a single region of Ogataea parapolymorpha DL-1 chromosome IV, whole genome shotgun sequence:
- a CDS encoding putative ABC transporter has translation MSEKTSDITKSHSIEPLEYTPFNETGYEDTEENISFTKTHPVSINVHNLQISARKGPKKIFGRNAKKNSNESTKKQILHPMSFHIPENTLACIIGGSGSGKTTLLNRLAGKQITSSTLIQEGSVTYNNDSDLSKIRHAYVIQQDILIPNLTCFETLMFAAELKLPKLTSKTARAKLVNEIIMELGLKECRDTLVGDRVNKGLSGGEKRRLSVAIQLVSNPSLLFLDEPTTGLDSYNAYLLCESLKRLTKRLDKTIVLSIHQPRADIFRLFDQVYILSKGHMCYGDTYENVFNHFASLGYPIPENVNPADFLIDTTSIDSRNPEQEAISSKRVYFIVEQWKQRMAKIELPVYKDKNTDHGDETFQKVGRAPFWRELRILIRRNFILERRDPIGYAALLMEAILLGLMTGWLYFKPGSSLVGLRSIQGSLYTVSSLQAYLFLLYESYRLCSLDLRVYDRERSEHCISIPGFLLARRIAKLFSEDIIIPLLFSLCTYFMVGLRTDSSIYFFRFFAANILFHLNSMAFATLAASLTRDVALATLICNLNFTFQTMTNGMYVNAKQMPVYVRWCKYVAYQWYSYGLLISNQFTGYRGDCFKEHADSPNVEDICRAYTGSYITNSLGFWENWIALPFGVLVAFFVGTFVVAGVILKIKPEDVTMAKEVKQSESKSATSTEIPRALPQSDQPLDIRVCDVNLYVENKLARRGKKQILNNVSCNFQSGKLNIIMGPSGSGKTSLLNLMSGRLKSTLFTRYSSSGVVYLNDCQTEFDTIRPICSYVVQDDHHLLPSITVRETLRFSARMRLSKAKLSSSQINALVDRLILQVGLRDCADTLVGNELIKGISGGEKRRLSIAIQLLSSPKMLILDEPTSGLDSFTASSILECLDHLASSGTTVIMTIHQPRTLEGFGRILLLAKGGQVAFNGTQEELVDHFTSIGYPIPKFTNLADYVIDMISYSTTHEEVERRTRERVRHIVGAWKTENLHLIPRRKLTSKTDLYSEFHAFVKQPVDFVTGLYVLTQRQILSLIRDKNILFARCTQVIGMGVILSLFFARLKHNNTSIQNRLGLIQQIVSIYFTGMLNNMAAYPRERDFFYEEYTDDATNLYSFFVSYTLIEIPFEIFNALVFSVFLVFVVGFQYDVGLFFTMVYTSALVINAGESVGLSFNTMFDHPGFALNVISIICSVGVAMAGLLAMTLDSFLRALNYLSPAHYCVMSISNLVFTKKLKLYCTDEERVNNGQCLFNTGEDVMESYNLKVNLKLYLILIVIVTICHRLIPLVLLRLKLVKFSVMRPGHSSS, from the coding sequence ATGTCGGAGAAGACCAGTGATATAACAAAGTCTCACAGTATCGAGCCTTTGGAATATACCCCCTTCAATGAAACGGGATATGAAGATACAGAGGAAAACATATCTTTTACCAAAACGCATCCTGTGAGCATCAATGTCCATAATCTTCAGATATCAGCTCGCAAGGGTCCTAAAAAGATATTTGGGCGaaatgccaaaaagaaCAGCAATGAGTcaacaaagaaacagaTCCTACATCCCATGTCATTTCACATTCCAGAGAATACTCTTGCTTGTATAATCGGAGGATCTGGTTCGGGAAAAACGACGCTTCTGAATAGGCTTGCCGGTAAACAAATTACGAGCTCAACACTCATTCAGGAGGGGTCAGTGACCTATAACAATGATTCAGACCTCTCGAAAATTAGACACGCGTACGTGATTCAGCAAGATATACTGATTCCTAATTTGACTTGTTTCGAAACGCTCATGTTCGCTGCTGAGCTCAAACTGCCCAAACTTACCTCAAAAACTGCTCGTGCAAAGCTCGTGAACGAGATTATCATGGAGCTCGGACTCAAGGAGTGCCGTGACactcttgttggagaccgTGTGAACAAGGGGCTCAGTGGGGGTGAAAAAAGACGGCTTAGTGTTGCTATCCAGTTGGTTTCCAATCCATCGTTATTATTTTTAGACGAGCCAACAACGGGTCTGGACAGTTATAATGCGTACCTGCTCTGCGAATCTCTCAAACGGCTTACAAAAAGATTGGACAAAACCATCGTCTTGAGTATTCATCAGCCTAGAGCGGATATTTTTCGGCTTTTTGACCAGGTTTACATTCTCAGCAAGGGACACATGTGCTATGGTGACACCTACGAAAACGTGTTTAACCACTTTGCCTCTCTAGGATACCCTATTCCGGAGAATGTCAATCCAGCTGACTTTCTTATAGATACCACAAGTATCGACTCGCGAAATCCAGAGCAGGAAGCCATATCTTCGAAACGCGTGTATTTCATAGTCGAGCAATGGAAACAGCGAATGGCAAAAATTGAGCTACCGGTGTACAAAGATAAAAATACCGATCATGGCGACGAAACGTTCCAAAAGGTGGGGCGGGCCCCTTTTTGGAGAGAGCTTCGCATTTTGATTCGAAGAAACTTTATTCTCGAAAGAAGAGACCCAATTGGATACGCAGCATTGCTAATGGAAGCTATTCTTCTTGGTTTAATGACAGGTTGGCTCTATTTCAAACCAGGAAGTTCTCTAGTTGGCTTACGTTCCATACAAGGCTCTTTGTACACTGTCTCATCTCTGCAGGCATACTTGTTCCTGCTCTACGAAAGCTACCGGCTGTGCTCCTTGGATTTGCGAGTGTATGACAGGGAGCGATCAGAGCATTGCATCTCAATTCCTGGGTTCTTATTGGCACGCAGGATCGCCAAACTCTTCTCCGAGGATATAATCATACCGCTTCTGTTTTCCCTGTGCACTTACTTTATGGTTGGTCTTCGAACAGATTCGTCTATTTATTTCTTCCGTTTCTTTGCGGCAAACATACTATTCCATTTAAATTCCATGGCATTTGCAACCTTGGCTGCCTCCCTCACAAGAGATGTTGCTCTGGCTACACTCATTTGCAACCTCAATTTCACATTCCAAACCATGACTAATGGAATGTACGTGAATGCAAAGCAGATGCCTGTGTATGTCCGTTGGTGCAAATACGTCGCATACCAATGGTACTCCTATGGGCTTCTCATTTCCAACCAATTCACAGGCTACAGGGGCGACTGTTTCAAAGAGCACGCTGACTCGCCCAATGTGGAGGACATTTGTCGTGCATATACGGGCTCATACATCACCAACAGCCTTGGTTTCTGGGAGAACTGGATAGCGCTCCCATTTGGTGTACTTGTTGCATTTTTTGTGGGCACTTTCGTGGTAGCTGGCGTAATTCTGAAAATTAAGCCTGAGGATGTGACTATGGCCAAAGAGGTGAAACAAAGCGAGTCGAAGTCAGCCACTTCAACCGAAATCCCACGGGCGCTTCCTCAATCTGATCAACCCCTAGACATCCGTGTTTGCGATGTAAACCTATATGTGGAAAACAAACTAGCCCGTAGAGGCAAAAAACAGATCCTCAACAATGTGTCTTGCAATTTTCAGTCGGGAAAACTCAACATCATAATGGGCCCGTCTGGTTCTGGGAAAACATCGCTGTTGAACCTGATGAGTGGCCGTTTGAAATCCACTTTGTTCACTCGGTACTCGTCCTCAGGCGTGGTGTACTTGAATGACTGCCAGACAGAGTTTGATACCATCCGACCTATCTGTTCGTACGTTGTGCAGGATGACCACCATCTTCTGCCTTCCATCACTGTGAGGGAAACATTACGCTTTTCAGCTCGGATGAGACTTTCGAAAGCCAAATTGTCCTCGTCTCAGATCAACGCCCTGGTGGACAGGTTGATACTACAGGTCGGTCTGCGGGATTGTGCCGATACCCTGGTTGGTAACGAATTGATCAAGGGTATTTCTGGAGGCGAGAAACGCCGGCTCTCCATCGCCATTCAGCTCCTGTCGTCACCAAAGATGCTAATCTTGGACGAGCCTACGTCAGGACTGGACTCGTTCACCgcctcctcgatcttggaatGCCTGGATCATCTTGCAAGCTCTGGAACAACAGTCATAATGACCATCCACCAGCCACGCACTCTCGAAGGTTTTGGCCGCATTCTGCTGCTTGCAAAGGGCGGCCAGGTGGCTTTCAACGGTACGCAGGAAGAATTGGTCGATCATTTCACTTCTATTGGGTATCCTATCCCCAAGTTCACCAATCTCGCTGATTATGTCATCGATATGATATCATACAGCACAACCCATGAGGAAGTGGAGAGGCGCACTAGGGAACGAGTGCGGCACATTGTTGGTGCCTGGAAGACCGAAAATCTTCACCTGATACCTCGTCGGAAGCTCACATCGAAAACAGACCTGTACTCTGAATTCCACGCTTTCGTTAAGCAGCCTGTTGATTTCGTCACTGGACTGTATGTGCTTACGCAACGACAGATCCTCAGCTTAATTCGTGATAAAAACATCCTGTTTGCAAGATGCACGCAAGTGATTGGTATGGGTGTTATTCTAAGTCTGTTCTTTGCGAGACTCAAACACAACAACACAAGCATACAGAATAGACTAGGTTtgatccagcagatcgtCTCCATTTACTTTACTGGAATGCTCAACAATATGGCTGCGTATCCGCGGGAGCGAGACTTCTTTTATGAGGAGTACACCGACGATGCTACCAACTTGTACTCGTTCTTTGTCAGCTACACACTCATCGAGATACCGTTCGAAATATTCAATGCCCTGGTGTTTTCTGTGTTCTTGGTGTTCGTCGTGGGATTTCAATACGATGTTGGCTTGTTCTTCACAATGGTGTACACATCTGCTCTTGTCATCAACGCAGGAGAATCTGTGGGGCTCTCGTTCAACACCATGTTCGATCATCCTGGCTTTGCGCTCAATGTCATCTCGATTATTTGTTCAGTTGGTGTTGCTATGGCTGGTTTGTTAGCTATGACGCTTGACAGCTTCTTGAGAGCACTAAACTATCTTTCGCCGGCGCATTATTGCGTGATGTCGATAAGCAACCTAGTCTTCACCAAAAAACTGAAACTGTATTGCACAGACGAAGAGCGCGTAAACAATGGCCAATGTCTATTCAATACCGGCGAAGATGTCATGGAAAGCTATAATCTTAAGGTGAACCTTAAGCTTTACCTTATTCTCATAGTTATCGTGACGATATGCCATCGCTTGATTCCTTTGGTCCTCTTGAGACTCAAGCTGGTCAAATTTTCGGTAATGCGTCCTGGTCATAGCTCATCGTAG
- a CDS encoding Nucleotide exchange factor SIL1, whose product MLCLLLFGGVSLAKLICPDPNPLNCYPELFEPSTDWKPVKEGQIIPGGLDIRLNIDTLEREAKLTGNSQPNENGAVIVPEDIMELDEEQNLSEALRYLSKFVDHGVGDSATLLRKLEFISEMSSDSDYGVDTMQYIQPLIRLSGLYGEEGLKQIDDENRDEIRELATIILASSLRNNPEAQRKFLQYFSDPMDFVDHLTAKIQNDVLLRRRLGILGSLLNSGSLIDGFESIKKKLLILYPQLENQATKQRLMHIISDITGDVEDEDMDRQFANIAQDTLIDQKALDDGTLTLLDELKKLKLNNRNLFKAKSEFLEWLNVRMEALKAAKDPKLEEFRSLRHEIFGNPKAMRKSYDEL is encoded by the coding sequence ATGCTTTGTTTGCTTTTATTCGGTGGTGTCTCGCTTGCAAAGCTGATTTGCCCCGATCCTAATCCTTTGAATTGCTATcctgagctttttgagccTTCTACTGATTGGAAACCAGTCAAAGAGGGACAAATCATTCCTGGCGGACTAGATATACGGCTGAATATAGACACACTTGAACGAGAGGCTAAACTTACGGGAAATAGCCAGCCAAACGAGAACGGCGCTGTGATTGTTCCAGAAGACATTATGGAATTAGATGAAGAACAAAACCTGTCTGAAGCCCTTCGTTACCTGTCCAAATTTGTGGATCATGGAGTTGGCGATTCAGCTACTTTACTAAGGAAACTGGAATTTATTTCGGAGATGAGCTCCGACTCCGACTATGGTGTTGACACCATGCAATATATACAGCCATTGATCCGATTATCTGGCCTGTATGGCGAAGAAGGACTGAAACAAATCGATGATGAAAATCGCGATGAAATTAGGGAGCTGGCTACTATAATATTGGCATCTTCTTTGAGAAATAATCCAGAAGCACAACGAAAGTTCCTACAATATTTCTCGGATCCCATGGACTTCGTTGACCATCTTACTGCGAAAATACAAAATGATGTGCTCTTAAGGCGAAGACTAGGGATACTTGGGTCGTTACTGAATAGCGGATCGTTGATTGATGGGTTCGAGTCTATCAAAAAGAAGCTGTTGATCTTGTATCCTCAACTGGAAAATCAAGCCACCAAGCAGCGACTCATGCACATTATAAGTGACATCACAGGAGACGTTGAGGATGAAGACATGGATCGTCAATTTGCCAATATTGCACAGGATACATTGATTGACCAAAAGGCCCTCGACGACGGCACGCTGACACTCTTAGATGAACTAAAGAAATTAAAATTGAACAACAGAAACCTTTTCAAAGCCAAATctgaatttttggagtgGCTGAATGTGCGAATGGAGGCATTAAAAGCGGCCAAAGACCCGAAGCTAGAAGAGTTCCGATCTCTTCGACACGAAATTTTCGGCAACCCGAAAGCTATGCGAAAGAGCTACGATGAGCTATGA